In the Leptospiraceae bacterium genome, one interval contains:
- a CDS encoding fused response regulator/phosphatase — MRNMESNLEILIIDDDEFVAESVSAILNELGYYSICFNSAERGLAYFHVEKNPIIILDINLPKMSGLDILQEIKKINPSTQVIMMTGERDIQNVITSLKLKATDFLFKPFSVQTVNLSIQRALEYYNLIKEKESYQQSIETDLQLAAKVQKKILQPSLSDKKIYTDLQAANFVSGDFYQILKLDNSKYFLFLGDLEGHGIASGLVSFFIISIIKEIIRIHSNPSFILSRVNDELFKEVITHSMTAISLLIEEDKKKIKYAKGGHPSPILFSGKDYSPRFFYEQPGDSLGILSDVSFNTYEEHYESGDVLMLYSDGLFSCKNSDLKSKQKELLKIVSETEKNTETLFSTLKNCIQKYQQSCLDENCCQDDISLILYQL, encoded by the coding sequence TTGAGAAATATGGAAAGTAATTTAGAAATACTAATTATTGATGACGATGAATTTGTGGCTGAATCAGTAAGCGCCATACTGAACGAGTTGGGCTATTATAGTATTTGCTTTAATTCGGCAGAGCGTGGGTTAGCTTATTTTCATGTTGAGAAAAACCCAATTATAATTCTAGATATAAACCTTCCCAAGATGAGTGGATTGGATATTCTCCAAGAAATCAAAAAAATTAATCCTTCCACACAAGTTATAATGATGACCGGCGAAAGAGATATTCAAAATGTAATCACATCTCTTAAGCTCAAGGCTACAGATTTTCTTTTTAAACCTTTTTCTGTTCAGACTGTAAATCTTTCTATTCAAAGAGCATTAGAATACTACAATCTAATCAAAGAAAAAGAATCGTATCAACAATCAATTGAAACCGATCTACAACTTGCTGCCAAAGTTCAAAAAAAAATTCTACAACCCTCTTTATCAGATAAAAAAATCTATACTGATCTTCAAGCTGCAAACTTTGTATCAGGAGACTTTTATCAAATTCTCAAACTAGATAATTCAAAATATTTTCTATTTTTAGGTGATTTAGAGGGACATGGGATTGCCTCCGGACTGGTTTCATTTTTTATTATCAGCATCATAAAAGAAATAATTCGCATCCACTCCAATCCATCCTTTATTCTCTCTAGAGTAAATGACGAACTTTTCAAAGAAGTTATCACTCATTCAATGACTGCAATTTCTTTGTTAATCGAAGAAGATAAAAAGAAAATCAAATACGCAAAAGGTGGGCATCCTTCACCTATATTATTTAGTGGAAAAGACTATAGTCCAAGATTCTTCTACGAGCAACCGGGAGATAGCTTAGGAATCTTGTCGGATGTAAGTTTTAATACTTATGAAGAGCATTACGAATCTGGAGATGTTTTAATGTTGTATAGCGATGGACTCTTTAGCTGCAAAAATTCCGACTTAAAATCTAAGCAAAAAGAACTATTAAAAATAGTATCCGAAACAGAAAAAAATACAGAAACTCTATTTTCTACTTTAAAGAATTGTATTCAAAAATATCAACAATCTTGCCTTGATGAAAATTGTTGTCAGGATGACATTTCACTTATTCTTTATCAACTCTAA
- a CDS encoding putative lipoprotein, producing the protein MKNLFLIALCFTVSLVSNCTSLSDSVNSASNSVSRSSDSASKSSDSVVSVSGSIKSSFGSSSGSSSGGDEKKSELYIKDISDLTQIHFLAKVNQRSFIEDISEVALKHNITNWENSTATFIGIGKGLKKANLSTANLESIKKDISSKIPQASKLIQEGFDSI; encoded by the coding sequence ATGAAAAATTTATTTCTAATAGCACTTTGTTTTACAGTATCGCTCGTTTCTAATTGCACATCGCTTTCAGATTCTGTAAACTCTGCTTCGAATTCAGTGAGTCGTTCATCTGATTCTGCAAGTAAATCTTCGGATTCTGTAGTAAGTGTTTCCGGATCCATCAAATCTAGTTTTGGCTCCAGCTCTGGCTCTTCTTCTGGCGGTGATGAGAAAAAAAGTGAACTCTACATAAAAGACATTAGCGATCTCACTCAAATACATTTTCTAGCAAAAGTAAACCAGAGATCATTCATTGAAGACATATCTGAGGTTGCTTTGAAACACAACATTACAAATTGGGAAAATTCTACAGCTACTTTTATCGGAATCGGAAAAGGTTTAAAGAAAGCCAATCTATCTACCGCAAATTTAGAATCTATTAAAAAGGATATTTCTTCAAAAATTCCACAAGCCTCTAAATTGATTCAGGAAGGATTTGATTCTATCTGA
- a CDS encoding putative lipoprotein produces MKYIIFISFILFFLDNCSISRAFGRSSDSMGRSSDSMGRSSDSTSNSSRSSSEQMGKSSDVLSNSSRGFSMSIVYSLMSSKDDGSNKKSTYKMDVSEITQIYSNRITLDDGFIRDISYIAEKNGITNWRTEKSTYTAIGEGLRKANILHSEFQSIKNTISNENKEINFLLEKGYGIHSQNTKNVDLDS; encoded by the coding sequence ATGAAATATATTATTTTTATAAGTTTTATTTTATTTTTTTTAGATAATTGTTCTATTTCAAGAGCATTTGGTCGCTCTTCAGATTCCATGGGGAGATCTTCTGACTCCATGGGACGATCTTCTGACTCTACAAGCAATTCTTCCAGGTCCTCTTCCGAGCAGATGGGAAAGTCTTCAGATGTGTTGTCTAATTCATCCAGAGGATTTTCGATGTCTATTGTCTATTCATTGATGTCTTCAAAAGATGATGGCAGCAATAAAAAATCGACTTATAAAATGGATGTAAGTGAAATCACTCAAATCTATTCTAACAGAATCACACTGGATGATGGTTTTATTCGAGATATTTCCTATATCGCAGAAAAAAATGGAATTACAAATTGGAGAACAGAGAAATCAACATATACAGCTATAGGAGAAGGGTTAAGGAAAGCAAATATTTTGCACAGTGAGTTTCAATCTATTAAAAATACTATTTCTAATGAAAATAAGGAAATAAACTTTCTTTTAGAAAAGGGTTATGGAATTCATTCTCAAAATACAAAAAATGTTGACTTAGATTCTTGA
- a CDS encoding alpha-galactosidase, with protein sequence MKKAILSYEVYGKIIHSNFNLKSKNIYISDCKLFEFILSYSGKSESYKVFGKLSWIDSKRPPVGLKFIDFRMDLDFEKFSSLKIFQHGYQSWSFSSSHASIEKDSPPLVSFLKYPQENVYTHHSNKTGDFQSEGFLVAHSEKEGKGFFVGVGEIGTQNVKFQVKLDQDGKAIHLSAIWDFYFFPELARNIKISLTPIEYENISGGFPENSIQKYFEKIGKLEVARKFPKEVPTGWCSWYYYYTAITEEIILENLKQIRRKNLDIEFFQIDDGYQREIGDWLVQNEKFPNGLTYLSQKIRRENLIPGIWLAPFLVRKKSEFFQKYPEAILKDKNGKPVPALWQPAWGFDYTYCIDTTHPASENFLETVFKTFVKEYGFPYLKLDFLYSGSLPGVCYTKNLTPLERYRKAIKLIRKIVGKDVFLLGCGAPIVPSIGIFDGMRIGCDVAPFWKPELTRRLLRDRDALSTEKALVNVITRSSMHRNFWLNDPDCLLVRSDKNKMTIDQTILMATVMSLSGGMLLISDNLMTISEDRLDILRKALSLNKKCQSKVPVPLGLFEHSFPRGLYNPAGFFGVWNPTDEAEWVEVKLPFSLKKGKIKNYWSNKPIEDFSYDSVKKTIKVKLYPYGSVVIEKT encoded by the coding sequence ATGAAAAAAGCGATTCTTTCTTATGAAGTTTACGGGAAAATAATTCATTCTAATTTTAATCTAAAATCAAAAAATATTTACATTAGTGACTGCAAATTATTTGAATTTATTCTTTCTTATTCCGGAAAGTCCGAAAGCTATAAAGTTTTTGGAAAATTAAGTTGGATTGATTCTAAACGTCCCCCGGTTGGTTTAAAATTTATAGATTTTAGAATGGACTTAGATTTTGAGAAATTTTCTTCTCTTAAAATTTTCCAACACGGTTATCAATCTTGGAGTTTTTCCTCTTCGCACGCTTCTATTGAAAAAGATTCTCCTCCATTGGTGAGTTTCTTAAAATATCCTCAAGAGAATGTTTACACCCATCATTCAAATAAAACAGGTGATTTTCAAAGTGAAGGTTTTTTAGTTGCTCATTCAGAAAAAGAAGGGAAGGGATTTTTTGTAGGGGTTGGTGAAATTGGGACACAAAACGTAAAATTTCAGGTTAAATTAGATCAAGATGGGAAAGCGATCCATCTTTCCGCTATCTGGGATTTTTACTTTTTTCCTGAGCTTGCAAGGAATATAAAAATTAGTCTCACACCCATAGAATATGAAAATATTTCAGGTGGATTTCCTGAAAATTCAATTCAAAAGTATTTTGAAAAAATCGGTAAATTGGAGGTAGCTCGAAAATTTCCTAAAGAAGTGCCTACAGGTTGGTGTTCGTGGTATTATTATTATACTGCAATCACAGAAGAAATTATTTTAGAAAATTTAAAACAAATCAGAAGAAAGAATTTAGACATAGAATTTTTTCAGATTGATGACGGGTATCAGAGGGAAATAGGAGACTGGCTTGTGCAAAACGAAAAGTTTCCAAATGGCCTAACGTACCTTTCGCAGAAAATTCGGAGAGAGAATTTAATTCCGGGGATTTGGCTTGCACCATTTTTGGTCAGAAAAAAAAGTGAGTTTTTTCAAAAATACCCGGAGGCAATTCTAAAAGACAAAAACGGTAAACCGGTTCCGGCTCTTTGGCAGCCTGCTTGGGGTTTTGATTACACATATTGCATAGATACGACTCACCCAGCATCAGAAAATTTTTTAGAAACTGTATTTAAAACTTTTGTAAAAGAATACGGTTTTCCTTATCTAAAATTAGATTTTCTATATTCAGGCTCTCTTCCAGGAGTATGCTATACCAAAAATTTAACTCCTTTGGAGAGATATAGAAAAGCAATCAAGCTCATCAGAAAAATTGTAGGGAAAGATGTGTTCCTGCTTGGATGTGGTGCACCGATTGTTCCTTCAATTGGAATTTTTGATGGAATGAGGATCGGGTGTGATGTTGCTCCATTTTGGAAGCCAGAATTAACTCGAAGACTATTGAGAGACAGAGATGCACTTTCTACAGAAAAAGCGTTAGTCAATGTAATTACAAGGTCTTCCATGCACAGAAATTTTTGGTTAAATGACCCGGACTGTCTATTAGTTCGATCTGATAAAAATAAAATGACTATAGACCAGACGATACTCATGGCAACTGTAATGTCCCTTTCCGGTGGAATGCTACTCATAAGCGATAATTTGATGACGATTTCTGAAGACCGTTTGGATATTTTAAGAAAAGCATTGAGTTTGAACAAGAAGTGCCAATCTAAAGTTCCAGTCCCACTAGGTTTGTTTGAGCATTCTTTTCCACGAGGTCTGTACAATCCAGCCGGTTTTTTTGGAGTATGGAATCCAACAGACGAGGCAGAATGGGTTGAAGTTAAATTACCATTTTCTTTAAAAAAAGGAAAAATAAAAAACTATTGGTCAAATAAACCTATAGAAGATTTTTCTTATGATAGCGTTAAAAAAACTATCAAAGTAAAGTTGTATCCTTACGGGTCGGTAGTAATAGAAAAAACTTGA
- a CDS encoding ribonuclease D, with the protein MGQKYSTIKPKVFQGDLDNDSFEFYSKEEKLAIDCEMMGLNPNRDRLCLVQITDSKNRSSLIQIFPDQKEAPHLKNLFENSEIIKIFHYARMDTLFLKARLGIFVKGIFCTKIASKMARTYTDKHGLRELIREFFDVNIDKKNQSSDWGKKVLSQDQLNYATEDVKYLISLEAKLTEILIRENRYELAQECFSFLPALTELDRLEMKDVFEH; encoded by the coding sequence ATGGGTCAAAAATATTCAACCATAAAACCAAAAGTGTTTCAGGGAGATCTGGACAACGATAGCTTCGAATTTTACTCGAAGGAAGAAAAGTTAGCTATTGATTGCGAAATGATGGGATTAAATCCAAATAGAGACAGGCTGTGCCTTGTTCAGATTACTGACTCTAAAAATAGATCGAGTCTAATTCAAATTTTTCCCGATCAAAAAGAGGCGCCTCATTTAAAAAATTTATTTGAAAACTCCGAGATTATAAAAATTTTTCATTACGCCAGAATGGATACACTATTTCTGAAAGCTCGACTTGGAATATTTGTGAAGGGGATATTCTGCACAAAAATTGCGAGTAAAATGGCGAGAACTTATACCGATAAACACGGGCTTAGAGAGCTTATCCGTGAATTTTTTGATGTGAATATTGACAAAAAAAATCAATCCAGCGATTGGGGGAAAAAAGTACTTTCTCAAGATCAGTTGAATTATGCCACAGAAGATGTAAAATATCTAATTTCATTAGAAGCGAAGCTAACAGAAATTTTAATTCGAGAGAATAGGTATGAGCTTGCACAAGAATGCTTTTCTTTTTTACCTGCCTTGACTGAATTGGATCGATTGGAAATGAAGGATGTTTTTGAGCATTGA
- the radA gene encoding DNA repair protein RadA: MKKPSKVFICQSCGEVFPRWAGKCESCGKWNTIEEEVPYSKFDKSKSSAQDGRYAKPISLSEVSESKTHRTPTGMNELDIVLGGGIVSGSLVLIGGEPGVGKSTLILEICRKLSQYKTVIYVSGEESSSQIFIRAKRMKIESKSILLSSECIAERIVAMIEKELPDAVFIDSIQTVSKESIPGQPGTISQLRECTQLMLETAKRTGVPIFLIGHITKDGNIAGPKILEHLVDTVLYFEADKLNYYRMLRGIKNRFGAVGDIAVFEMVTDGLIEVKEKRDLFLSADEERIGSVVSAVMEGSRALSVEVQALVSRSTFSQARRMAEGLDNRRLVLIAAVLEKFMGVKTNECDIFANLAGGLTIDEPALDLALSIAIVSSYLEKPLPRKTGVIGEVGLSGEVRSVGQLNLRLKELAGIGMERVILPERNLKEISEKEFSMNIQGISRIQEIEKFF, encoded by the coding sequence TTGAAAAAACCTTCCAAGGTGTTTATTTGTCAATCTTGTGGAGAAGTTTTTCCAAGATGGGCAGGAAAATGTGAATCCTGCGGAAAATGGAACACAATAGAAGAAGAAGTCCCTTATTCAAAATTTGACAAATCAAAATCTTCTGCTCAAGATGGACGTTATGCGAAACCTATTTCTTTATCTGAAGTAAGTGAGTCGAAAACTCATAGAACCCCTACTGGAATGAATGAATTGGATATAGTTCTTGGGGGTGGAATCGTTTCCGGCAGTTTAGTTTTGATCGGAGGAGAACCCGGAGTTGGCAAGTCCACACTTATCTTAGAAATTTGTAGAAAACTATCGCAATATAAAACAGTGATCTATGTTTCGGGAGAAGAATCGTCCTCTCAAATCTTCATTCGTGCAAAAAGAATGAAAATTGAGTCTAAGTCGATTCTATTATCATCGGAATGTATTGCAGAAAGAATTGTAGCCATGATAGAAAAAGAACTTCCTGATGCAGTTTTCATCGACTCGATCCAGACTGTTTCTAAAGAATCAATCCCCGGTCAACCCGGAACAATCTCTCAATTAAGAGAATGTACTCAGCTAATGTTAGAGACTGCAAAAAGAACAGGTGTTCCGATTTTTCTTATTGGTCACATCACAAAAGACGGCAATATTGCCGGACCGAAAATTTTAGAGCATCTCGTAGATACAGTTTTGTATTTTGAAGCAGACAAACTAAATTACTACAGAATGCTTCGAGGTATAAAAAATAGATTTGGTGCGGTAGGCGACATTGCTGTTTTTGAAATGGTAACAGATGGACTTATAGAAGTAAAAGAAAAAAGAGATTTGTTTTTATCTGCTGACGAAGAGCGTATCGGCTCTGTAGTCTCCGCCGTCATGGAAGGAAGTCGTGCTTTATCGGTTGAAGTTCAAGCACTTGTGTCAAGATCCACTTTTTCTCAAGCAAGAAGAATGGCAGAAGGTTTAGACAACAGAAGACTCGTACTCATAGCTGCAGTTCTTGAAAAGTTTATGGGTGTAAAAACAAACGAATGCGATATATTTGCAAACCTTGCGGGGGGACTAACTATTGATGAGCCTGCACTCGATCTTGCTCTTTCTATTGCCATCGTATCGAGTTACTTAGAAAAACCTCTTCCAAGAAAAACTGGGGTTATCGGGGAAGTAGGTCTATCCGGTGAAGTTAGAAGTGTTGGACAGTTGAATCTTCGATTGAAAGAACTGGCAGGAATAGGAATGGAAAGAGTTATCCTGCCCGAAAGAAATCTAAAAGAAATTTCTGAAAAAGAATTCTCTATGAATATTCAAGGAATTTCTCGAATTCAAGAAATAGAAAAATTTTTTTAA
- the pckA gene encoding phosphoenolpyruvate carboxykinase (ATP), whose translation MSKTQQLNGLKELGLEPKDIFHNLSYNEIFDHEVKNKEGVVSDNGTMMVDTGIFTGRSPKDKYFVDESSSNNNVWWGPVNTKVSEAVFDELYAKATKHFKGKDIYVFDGFCGAEPSSTMPIRVVTEKAWQHHFCTNMFIRPTQDELKNFKPEFTIINACEVKNEDFKKHGLNSEVFVIFHLKKEIAIIGGTHYGGEMKKGIFSVMNYFLPLKGILTMHCSANVGEKGDTALFFGLSGTGKTTLSTDPNRKLIGDDEHGWDDNCIFNLEGGCYAKTINLDPKTEPDIYAAIKRDALLENVVYDEKTKKVDYSSAAKTENTRVSYPIFHIDNIQTPSKAGHPSNIIFLTYDAFGVLPPVSKLSIEQAMYHFLSGYTAKVAGTERGVKEPQATFSACFGQAFMTLHPTHYAKLLGEKMKKHNVKAYLLNTGLVGGSYGVGKRMNLPATRAIITAILNGKLTGDFEKHPIFQVEFPKSIEGVDSALLNPREAWADKNAYDETAKKLAGMFIENFKKYVSGSKDFDFTAYGPKI comes from the coding sequence ATGAGTAAAACACAACAATTGAATGGGTTAAAAGAGTTAGGACTTGAGCCAAAAGATATATTTCACAATCTTTCCTATAACGAAATATTTGATCACGAAGTAAAGAATAAAGAAGGGGTCGTTTCGGACAACGGTACTATGATGGTAGATACTGGAATTTTTACCGGTCGATCACCCAAAGATAAGTATTTTGTAGATGAATCTTCATCCAACAACAATGTATGGTGGGGTCCGGTAAATACAAAAGTTTCAGAAGCTGTTTTTGATGAGCTTTATGCAAAAGCCACAAAGCATTTTAAAGGAAAAGATATTTATGTATTTGATGGATTTTGTGGAGCCGAACCAAGTTCTACTATGCCTATTCGTGTTGTAACAGAAAAAGCATGGCAACACCACTTTTGCACAAATATGTTTATACGCCCGACACAAGATGAATTAAAAAATTTCAAACCTGAATTTACAATTATCAATGCGTGTGAAGTAAAAAATGAAGACTTCAAAAAGCACGGGTTGAATTCAGAAGTATTCGTAATCTTTCACTTAAAAAAAGAAATCGCTATCATAGGTGGAACTCACTATGGTGGAGAAATGAAAAAAGGAATTTTCTCTGTAATGAATTATTTCCTTCCTTTGAAAGGAATTCTTACCATGCACTGCTCTGCAAATGTAGGAGAAAAAGGTGACACAGCACTATTTTTTGGATTGTCAGGAACAGGAAAAACTACCTTATCCACTGATCCAAATAGAAAACTAATCGGTGACGATGAGCATGGTTGGGACGATAATTGTATTTTTAATTTAGAGGGGGGTTGTTACGCAAAAACAATTAATCTAGACCCAAAAACAGAGCCTGATATTTATGCTGCGATTAAAAGAGACGCTCTTTTGGAAAATGTCGTGTATGATGAAAAGACGAAAAAGGTAGATTACTCTTCTGCTGCCAAAACTGAAAATACTAGAGTGTCTTATCCGATATTCCACATTGATAATATTCAAACCCCGTCTAAGGCTGGTCATCCGTCTAATATAATATTCTTGACTTATGACGCTTTTGGAGTCTTACCTCCTGTTTCCAAGCTATCCATCGAACAGGCAATGTACCACTTCCTATCCGGTTACACAGCAAAAGTTGCTGGAACTGAAAGAGGAGTGAAGGAGCCACAGGCTACTTTTTCTGCTTGTTTTGGACAGGCGTTTATGACTCTTCATCCTACTCACTATGCAAAATTGCTTGGTGAGAAAATGAAAAAGCATAACGTTAAAGCCTACTTATTAAATACCGGTTTGGTTGGAGGATCCTATGGAGTAGGAAAAAGAATGAATCTTCCTGCTACGAGGGCAATCATCACTGCAATTTTAAATGGAAAATTAACCGGTGATTTTGAGAAGCATCCGATTTTTCAGGTAGAATTTCCAAAGTCAATAGAAGGTGTTGATTCGGCACTCTTAAATCCAAGAGAGGCGTGGGCAGATAAAAATGCTTACGATGAAACTGCAAAGAAACTCGCCGGAATGTTTATTGAGAATTTCAAGAAATATGTTTCTGGTTCTAAAGATTTTGATTTTACGGCTTACGGACCTAAGATTTGA
- a CDS encoding tetratricopeptide repeat protein, whose protein sequence is MRKYFFTILFLVITLPLFASMKDAKKAYSQKQFQKAIKLFQEHIEEHPNNGEAYMYLGYIYESLKNFPKSILMFRKAADLNISTKYKQIIYLKIALYYNYHQDWELAGIYANRLLKVNPKSKDGQKIRDRAELNRGNSSTNSNTVSPDVSNLKKHSNDPEKAIYFLEKAINENRAGEDVRWELALLYMKTENYSKADATLQWLISKKPKNKNYLYKAGIAKIRLGSYQEAIDLFEESIANSTEKDTKLLFYNNLNEGVAYHKLKNLATAAKFYRKALALENSIVPVIALTRIKYDAGDWENCIKTADTVLEKSTEEPESMMFKGLSQLKLKQKKQGMANLLKFRKFLLKKEGTLDDIPEKYHDGIIKLARFYTNRKKYKLARKYFKSVENTKENTKEYLFYLGKNYLYSKEPENAVRLLQKLDFSSAYYLMAKSFALHHNLNLTKESLKRAGAKKEIYWKKAKNETYFQEFKKDPEFVKFIDNKGVVSSPQIPPSKKEENPQNSKSNPQPLPKININK, encoded by the coding sequence ATGAGAAAATATTTTTTTACAATACTATTCTTAGTAATTACTCTGCCATTATTCGCATCTATGAAAGATGCAAAAAAAGCTTACTCACAAAAACAATTCCAAAAAGCAATTAAGCTATTCCAAGAGCATATTGAAGAGCACCCAAATAACGGTGAAGCATATATGTATCTTGGTTATATTTATGAATCCTTGAAAAATTTTCCGAAATCAATTCTTATGTTTCGTAAAGCAGCCGACTTGAATATAAGCACAAAGTACAAACAAATAATTTATTTGAAAATAGCGTTGTATTATAATTACCATCAGGATTGGGAACTTGCAGGGATTTATGCGAATAGACTTTTGAAGGTAAATCCAAAGAGTAAAGACGGACAAAAAATCAGAGATAGAGCTGAGTTGAACCGCGGGAACTCTTCGACAAATTCTAATACAGTTTCGCCTGACGTTTCAAATTTAAAGAAACATAGCAATGACCCCGAAAAAGCAATATACTTTCTTGAAAAAGCAATTAATGAAAATAGAGCAGGAGAAGATGTTCGTTGGGAGTTGGCTCTTTTGTATATGAAGACTGAAAATTACAGCAAAGCAGACGCTACATTGCAATGGCTGATAAGTAAAAAACCAAAAAATAAAAACTATTTATACAAAGCAGGGATTGCAAAAATAAGATTGGGAAGTTATCAGGAAGCGATTGATTTATTTGAGGAGTCCATTGCCAATTCTACAGAAAAAGACACAAAATTATTATTCTACAATAACTTAAATGAAGGCGTAGCTTATCATAAGCTAAAAAATCTTGCAACAGCAGCAAAATTCTATAGAAAAGCATTGGCCCTTGAAAACAGTATTGTTCCGGTGATTGCACTCACAAGAATAAAATACGATGCAGGAGATTGGGAGAATTGTATCAAAACTGCGGATACAGTTTTGGAGAAATCTACTGAAGAGCCTGAGTCTATGATGTTTAAGGGATTGAGTCAGTTAAAACTAAAACAAAAAAAACAAGGCATGGCTAATTTATTAAAATTTAGAAAATTTCTTCTTAAAAAAGAAGGTACGTTAGACGATATTCCTGAAAAGTACCACGATGGAATTATTAAATTAGCCCGATTTTATACCAATAGAAAAAAATACAAATTAGCAAGAAAATATTTCAAGTCTGTGGAGAACACAAAAGAAAACACTAAGGAATATCTTTTCTATCTTGGGAAAAATTATTTATATTCAAAAGAGCCTGAGAATGCAGTTCGTTTATTGCAGAAATTGGATTTCTCAAGTGCATATTATCTTATGGCTAAATCATTCGCCTTGCATCATAATCTAAATTTAACAAAAGAGTCATTAAAAAGAGCAGGTGCAAAAAAAGAAATCTATTGGAAAAAAGCAAAAAATGAAACCTATTTCCAAGAATTTAAAAAAGATCCGGAATTTGTAAAATTCATAGATAATAAAGGAGTCGTTTCGTCGCCACAAATTCCCCCTTCAAAAAAAGAAGAAAATCCCCAGAATTCAAAGAGCAACCCTCAACCTTTACCCAAAATTAATATAAATAAATAA
- a CDS encoding DUF192 domain-containing protein: protein MYKIFLIFFFVVPVFGELNTKNEILSIRVDGNLLQVEIADTEAKRRIGLMYRKNLKENEGMLFVFPRADYLSFWMKNTYIPLSIAYFNEDRRLVDMYDMKPNQIKEFYNATEKVIYALEVNQGWFQKKGIQKFSVLELPKEVRAR, encoded by the coding sequence ATGTATAAAATTTTTTTAATTTTCTTTTTTGTAGTTCCTGTCTTTGGGGAACTCAATACTAAAAATGAGATTCTTTCTATTCGTGTTGATGGCAATTTATTGCAGGTAGAGATTGCTGATACAGAAGCAAAGAGAAGAATTGGTTTAATGTATAGAAAGAATCTAAAAGAAAACGAAGGAATGTTATTTGTATTTCCGAGAGCTGATTATCTTTCTTTTTGGATGAAAAATACTTACATTCCACTATCCATCGCTTATTTTAATGAGGACAGAAGATTAGTGGATATGTATGATATGAAGCCCAACCAGATAAAAGAGTTTTATAATGCTACAGAAAAAGTAATCTATGCTTTAGAGGTAAATCAAGGTTGGTTTCAAAAAAAAGGAATTCAAAAGTTTAGTGTTCTTGAGCTGCCTAAAGAAGTGAGGGCAAGGTAA
- a CDS encoding enoyl-CoA hydratase/isomerase family protein codes for MKFLKIEKKDAVAKVEINRPEALNALNEELLSEIEENTKDLEKDSNIRVMILTGAGKAFVAGADIAKMKDFDSNGGHKFSDFGQRVFNSIQNSDLVSIAAINGFALGGGLELALSCDIRIASTNAKLGLPEVSLGLIPGFGGTQRLSRLVGLGKANELILTGDMITAEEALHFGLVNKLVSPEELLNSANSMAASILKKGTNAVKIAKRVTREGLDKTLPNGLELERIKFGELFETKETKEGLSAFLEKRKPNF; via the coding sequence ATGAAATTTTTAAAAATCGAAAAAAAAGATGCAGTAGCTAAAGTCGAAATTAATAGACCGGAAGCGCTTAACGCTTTAAATGAAGAATTACTTTCTGAAATCGAAGAGAATACAAAAGATTTAGAAAAAGACTCGAATATTAGAGTGATGATTCTAACCGGGGCCGGAAAAGCATTTGTTGCAGGAGCCGATATTGCAAAAATGAAAGATTTTGATTCCAATGGAGGTCACAAATTTTCTGATTTCGGACAAAGAGTTTTTAATTCAATTCAGAATTCAGATTTAGTTTCTATTGCAGCGATTAATGGGTTTGCTTTGGGTGGTGGTTTGGAGCTTGCCCTATCTTGTGATATTCGTATTGCTAGTACGAACGCAAAGTTGGGTCTCCCTGAGGTATCCCTTGGATTGATACCTGGTTTTGGCGGCACTCAAAGACTTTCGAGGCTTGTTGGTCTGGGCAAGGCAAATGAGCTTATTCTTACAGGGGATATGATAACTGCCGAAGAAGCTCTTCATTTTGGACTTGTAAATAAATTGGTGAGTCCGGAAGAGCTTTTGAATTCTGCAAATTCTATGGCGGCATCTATTTTGAAAAAAGGAACTAATGCAGTAAAAATTGCAAAACGTGTCACAAGAGAAGGGCTCGATAAAACTCTACCCAATGGACTTGAATTAGAGAGAATAAAATTTGGAGAGCTTTTTGAAACAAAAGAAACTAAGGAAGGGCTTTCTGCTTTTTTAGAAAAAAGAAAACCTAATTTTTAA